In candidate division WOR-3 bacterium, the DNA window ACAAGAATTGGCGTGAAATCGCAAACAGTGCGGGTGTTTCAAAGGTAGAGTTTATAGCCCGATCTGAAGATGAGCCGGGGATTCAATTAGCGGACATCATTGCTGGTTGTATTCAGGATATGACCAGGAATAATCGTAAGGCACGCCGAATCTATCAGCAATTAATTAAAGACAAAATGGTGGATATGTATTCAGAAGACTATCCTAATCCGAATCTCATTTTCTCCCCAACTTTTACGGATCGTGAAAAACGTAAACTGCAGATATTTAGATGAAGAACGACGTGGGGGCAGATCTTCTTCAATCTTCAAAATAAACATTGCTATGGGTGGTTGCTGTTGGTGATGTTATGGACAAATGCGTATTACCAGATTTGAGGAAGCGCTTCTCGTAAAACCAGCTAAGCTTCCAGATGATTTATTGAAAGTTTATACAGTCGATGCAATGTCAGATGCAGAGGGTGTTGATCTCTGTGTAGCAGTCCCAGCACATTATACATTGATTGAAAAGCTAAAGTTGATCAGCAGATTACTTAATAAATACAAGTTTCCTCGAGGATTGATTGAATTGAAAAAAATCGAGCAAAGGGGCGGTAAGAAGATTGCGGTTATAGAATTGAAAGAAACAAAGAAACATCCTACGGCGTGGAGGAGTGGATATTTTCAAGGTTCATGCGGAGGACATATTACAACATATATTCTGACAAACACCTTTTTGCAGCCGGATTACACCGGCAAATGGGTCGATGGTGTGGAGTTCTGGTATAATGGTAAACCGATCACCGGTGATTGGGACCATATATTTTTACACGGAACTATGTATAGAAAGAACTGAGTAACCATCGCGTACCTAATAAGAATTGAAACGGTCAAAATTCGAGGCAGTCTTGGAAAACTGCCGATGATTTATAGCAGACCTATGAGGAATTGAAACATGTGCAATTTTTGTGCAATTAATGTGCAATATGTGCATTTATAGCGTACCCCTGAGAAAGAAATCCAGGCGCGAGGTCTGGAAATGTAAGAAAGAGAGATTCTTCGCGGAGTTTACACTGAACAGAGTGAATGTGCTCAGAATGACAAGAAGGGGAAGCGTTTGGAGCGTTTAGAGCGTTTAGATCGTTTGGAGCGTTAGGAGCTGCGCTGGAAGAAAGATCACCCCCACCTTAATCCTCCCCCCTCAAGGGGGAGGAGAAGAGGGGTAAGGGCGGAGAGCAAAGGGCTAAGGGAGAAGCGTTTGGAGCGTTTAGAGCGTTTAGATCGTTATGAGCGTTGGGAGCTGCGCTGGATGAAAGATCACCCCCACCTTAATCCCCCCCCCATCAAGGGGGAGGAGAAGAGGGGAAAGGGGATGGATGTTGTGCATAAAGTTCTTGATTATTACTGCAGGATATTTACAATTTGATGATTCAGCAGATTGGTTTTTGAAAATCTGGTAATGTGTTTGTAACGGTGTCAAATCTTTGTATTTTGAAAAAGCTTGACTGAACAACCAGGTTGGGTAAAATAGCAGCAGGAGAAATATGAAGATAAATTGTTTTGTTGTCGGCCCAATTTACACAAATTGCTATGTTGTTTCCTGTGACCAAACCAGACAAGCGGTTGTCATCGACCCGGGATTTACTGATACAACAGATGGAGCAGAGGTTCTTCAAAAAATAAAGAATATGGAGGTTAAATACATTATAATTACACATGGCCATTTTGACCACACAAGCGGTATTACGGTTTTGAAGAAAGAAACAGGTGCGGAGATCCTGGTCCACGAGAAAGATGCAGATCTTCTGCCGGAACCGTGGAAAGGAATCAGCGAAATCATAAGTAAAGGCGAGCAACCTCCCTGCCCTGCATGCGGTTCATTATCTGTGCATCTTACAATTACCGCAGACAACAAAAAAGCGAATGTGAAATGCGATAACTGCGGGTTGAGTATAGAGTTTCTTTCTTCGCCGCCTGCTGATATAATGCTTAAAGACGGAGACAGTATAGAATTCGGAAACTGCAAACTTCAGGTTATTCATACGCCAGGGCACAGTATGGGTGGCATATCCCTGTATAGTGAAGAAGAAAATACGCTTTTCAGCGGTGATACACTTTTTGCCGGTTCTATCGGCAGGACAGATATATTTCGTTCTTCCTTTGATGAAATCATAAGTTCTCTTAAGAATAAGCTGATGAAATTACCTGATAAGACGGTTGTCTATCCCGGACATGGCGATACAACGACAATAGGTAGAGAGAGAAAAACCAACCCTCATCTGGTCTGATCCGGTTGAGGGCGGAGCGGGAGTCAGCCCTGGAAAGTGGAAACTGATTTTACTGCTACTTGACCTTTACAATCTTCTGCACAATCTCACCGTTTATCTCAAGGAAGTAGATGCCCGGTCCTGGATTAGAGGTGTACAACCGCCGACCGGTTATATCGTAAATTCTGCTCTTGCCGTGTTTCGGGAGCTGGATCGGACCGGCGATGATCGTCGCCGTCGGATTTGGTCGCTTTATCGGTTTCTGCACCACTTCTTCAACTCCCGGCACGCCGTCGAACATTTCATTCCAGGAGTACCAGAGTTTAGGCTGGGTATGGGCGGGTTGACAGCGGCGGACGTATCCGGATGATTACCGGAGTTGCTGATCGGATGCAGGTTGTTGACAATAAAGAGGGAAGTGTGTAGAATCTGGAGTGCTGATTATTAAAAAGGAGGTCTTATGAAATCGTCATGGATTATTTTTTTCTTGCCGTTTCTGGTTTTCGCGCAGAGCGGTACATCGGGCGGATTGACCAGGAATGTCATCGAAGACATTCAGGGATCTGTCCGGCTCAGTAAAAGTGAGTATGCGATAATGAACGCCGTCACCAACAATAAATTATCAGAACTCAGTTTGAATCGTTCTTTCTTTATCAAACACAACGACCTTTTCAGCCACCGCATCAAGACAAAGGGGATCACCGATCAGAAGAGGAGCGGCCGATGCTGGCTTTTCGCCGGCTTGAACATGCTGCGTCCCGGAGTTATTGAAAAATATAACCTGAAGAATTTCGAATTTTCACAGAGCTATCTCTATTTCTGGGATAAACTGGAAAAAGCCAATCGTTTCCTCGAATTCATTATCACTTCTTATGACCGCGGGTTGCTCGATCGGGAACTGGTGATCTTTCTTGAACGGCCGGTATTCGACGGCGGCTACTGGTCTTATGTGGTCAACCTGATCGATAAGTACGGTGTCGTACCCAAGGAGGCGATGCCTGAGACCTACAACAGTAATAATTCCTGGGTGATGAACTCAATCATCTCACGCAAACTCCGTGAAGACGCCGTGCTCTTGAGAAAGATGGCGCAGGAGGGTAAAGATGTGCAGGAGTTGAGGGACAAAAAGATTGAGATGTTGAAGACAATCTATAAGATACTGGTTTTGAATCTCGGTGAGCCGCCCTCAGAATTCATCTGGCGGTACGAAGATACAAAGGGTAATGTATCGGCGCCGAAGAGATATACACCTGAAGAATTTTACAAAGATGTTGTCGGTGTCGATATCAGGGATTATGTCGCTCTTTTCAACTATCCGGGCAAGGTGTATAATCGTCTTTATCAATGTGACAACGTGCGCAATATCTTCGAATATTCCGACCCGGTCTATATAAATCTCGATATCGAACAGCTGAAAGAGCTCACGAAGAAATCAGTGCTCGATGATGAACCGGTCTGGTTCGCCTGCGACATCATCAAGGACAAGGATTCAGAACACGGGATTCTTTCCACCAGAATACTCGATTACAGATCGTTATACGGACTCGAAATGGAGTTGAACAAGGAGGCGCGGATATTATTCCGCGAGAGTGCGGGAAACCATGCAATGGTCTTCACCGGAGTCGATCTGCAGGATAACAGACCCGTCAAATGGTGGGTCGAGGACAGTCATGGTAAGGAGAGGGGTGATAACGGACACTGGGTGATGTATGATGATTGGTTTGATGAATACGTTTATGCGGTGATCATAAACAAAAAATATCTGCCCGGCGAGTTAAGAAATATTCTCAAGCAGGAGCCGATACATCTTCCGCCCTGGGACCCGATGGCATGCCTGCTTAGAAACATCGAGTAACTGTTATGTAAAGGCCGGAATCAGGTGGTTGAACTTTGATTATTTGAAGAGGGGTCCCTGCGGATTTTTGAGTTTGAAGTGTTCGTAGGCGAGCGGCGTTGCTTCTCTGCCGCGCGGCGTCCTTTTTATAAAACCTTCCATTATCAGAAACGGCTCAAAGACTTCCTCAATGGTCTGGGCGTCTTCGCCCACAGCTACTGCAAGGCTGTTGATACCGACCGGCCCGCCGCTGAACTTTTCAATAATCGTCTTTATTATTTTTTTATCCATTTCATCGAGGCCGCGCTTGTCCACTTCAAGTTTTTCGAGTGCGTAGTTGCATATCTCAATGTCGATGATCTCTTTTCCCTGTACCTGGGCGAAATCCCTTACTCTTCTTAAGAGACGGTTGGCGATCCGCGGGGTGCCCCGCGCCCTTGTTGCGATTTCCCGGGTCGCCTCGTCCGTGATTTTCAGGTCCAGTATCTTTGCGGAACGGGCGATGATATGGAAGAGGTCCTCAGCCGGATAATAATCGAGCCTGAAGCTGATACCGAATCGAGAACGCAACGGTGAGGTGAGCAGTCCGGAACGGGTCGTTGCACCGATCAGGGTGAAGTGGTTGAGGTTGAGACGCAGCACCTTGGCGCCGACCCCTTTATCCTGCATAACATCCAGGCAGAAATCTTCCAGAGCGGGGTAGAGGTATTCTTCCACCGCCTTGTTTATCCTGTGGACCTCGTCGATAAAGAGGATATCAGCGGTATTCAGGTTGCTCAGGATGCCGGCGAGGTCAAAGGGCCGTTCCAGGATGGGTCCGGCTGTCGGATAGATATTGGTTTCCATCTCCCTCGCAATGATATGGGCGAGGGTCGTCTTACCCAGTCCGGGCGGTCCGTAGAGCAGGATATGCTCAATGGGTTCCCCTCTTTTCTTCGCCGCCTTGATGAAGACCTCTAAGTTTTCAGTTATCTTTTTCTGGCCGATGAATTCGGTCAATTTTTTGGGCCGCAGGGTTAATTCATACATCTCCTCGCCTTTGAGGAGTGTATTGCTCGTCATCTTTTCCATATCATTTCCTCAATGCCTGTTTTACGAGTTCTTCCAGCGTGAGATTCTGGGGGAGTCCCTTTAAACGCTGGAGCGCCTCGCTGCGGCTGATTCCTAAGGAACAGAGGGCGTTCACCGCTTGAGTGAACAATTTCGGGGTTTCGTCGAATTTCAGTTTCCCTTTTAACTCAAGAATGATCTTGCTTGCGATCTTTTTGCCGATCTTCGGAACTGACGAGAGGAGCTCGACATTTTCGTTCTCAATGGCTTCGGATATCTCTTCAGGTGAAAAAGAAGAGAGCAGGTTCAGTCCTGACTTGGGTCCTACACCGGAGACCGAAATCAATTCTTCGAAGATCTTCAACTCTTCTCTGGTGAGAAATCCATAAATGAACGCCTCGTCTTCCTTGAAGATACATTTCGTGTAGAGGGTGATTTCTTCCTCTTCTTTAATCTGTTTAAAGGTCGAGAGTGGGGATTGGATCAGATAGCCGATGCCCGAGACATCGAGAATAAAGAATGGAGGAGTTTTTTCATAGACCTTACCGGTCAATCTGCCGATCATAATTTTCTACTCATCCTCCTTAACGCCGTGTAGGCGATCGAGAGGGCGTCTGTCGCATGGTTACTCATCTTCTTTTTCTCGAACATAAAGACCCTCTCGACAAAATAACGCACCTGGGCTTTCGACGCCCTTCCGTTGCCCGTGGTCGTCAATTTGATCTGGGTCGGAGTATATTCGACTATCTTTATCTTTTCCTGAAGAAGCGTGATGATTATCGCACCGCGCAGCTCTGAAGAACGGATCAAACTCTGGATGTTTTTGTGATAAAAGACTTTTTCGAGTGCGGCGAAGTCGGGTTTGTTTTCTTTTATAAGTTCTTTTATCTTCGTGCAAATTTCGATAAATTTTTCGTGAATATTATTTTTTTTAGACCTTATCGTCCCTGTGCAGACACATCTCTCATCCTCTACAATACCGTAACCGGTGGCAGTAATACCCGGGTCTATTCCAATGACCTTCAACCTGATTGAGATGATATCTTTTCCATTACAGCGTCCGGGATATCGAAGTTGGCGTAGACATGCTGGACGTCTTCAAGTTCATCAAGCGCTTCGTATAGTTTTAAAACCTTTTCGGCTTCTTTCTCAGACAGCGGCACCGTGCTTTGCGGAGTCTTGGTCAGTTCACTGCTTGCGATTTCAATGTTGTTATTCTGCAGGATATCTTTGACCCTGGAAAAGTTCTCAGGCGAGGTGATGATTTGATAAAAGTCCTCTTCTGTTTTTATATCCGTGGCACCGCCTTCCAGTGCATACGCGATTATTGTATCTTCTTCGTATTTCTTTGCGTCTACACTGATAATCCCCTGGGCATGGAACTGCCAGGCGACCGACCCCTGACTGCCGAGACTGCCGTTGTGTCTGGAGAGAATATGTCTTATTTCACCGGTCGTGCGATTACGATTGTCCGTGACGACTTCAATAAGAATCGCGACTCCATGAGGTCCGTATGCCTCATAGGTCACTTCTTCAAGGTGCTGTCCTTCGAGTTCGCCGGTGCCGCGTTTTATGGCACGTTCAATATTGTCGTTCGGCATATTGAGGGCTCTTGCTTCTTCAATCGCAGTGCGAAGTCTCGGGTTGGCAGTGGGGTCTCCGCCTCCATTGCGTGCCGCTACGGTAATTTCCCGGATTAATTTGGTGAAAAGTCTTCCTCTTTTTGCATCGGCACTTGCCTTTTTCCGTTTTATTTTCGACCACTTTGAATGTCCAGACATATATTTTCTCCTTTTGATAATATTAATCAAAAAAAAAGACAAGTCAAGACTGCATAGCAGGCTCCTGTTTTACTCGATCTTGATTTTTTATTCGATTTATTTACACTTAAATAATGGGACGGATAAGGACTGCGATCTTCTCTTCAGGTGTTGTCATGGTCATCGGCCAGACCATTATGATTCGAGAGGCGCTTGTGCTCTTCGGCGGTTACGAGCTTGTTTCCGGAGTTCTTTTGTGCTTCTGGCTGCTCTGGGGAGGCCTGGGAAGTTTTATTTTTTCAAAGATAAGATTGAAACACCAATCCGTGAATGTTTATGCATCGCTGCTTATCCTGCTGGCTCTTTCTCTTATCTTCTCGATTACTTTTATGAGATTCGCATTGAAACTTTTCTCCCTGCCTTTCGGCGAGGTGATCGGTCTGGAAAAGATCCTGGAGATATCCTTTTTGAGCCTGGCTCCGACCTGTATTATATTCGGCGCACTCTATCCCGCCGCTTCGAGAATACTTGAACCGGCAAAGGTCTATCTTCTTGAAGGCCTGGGTGCCTTTCTCGGTGGTCTCTTACTTACCTTTATCCTGCTCCTCTTCCTGCCTCCTTACGCCATCATCCTCATTGCAGTGGTTCTTTTAGGGGTCTGCGCATGTATTGTAACGGCGAAACCGGGACTTCTGGTCTTCCCGTTTTTGCTTCTTTTCCTTTTTATCAAGATCCCTGCTTTTGAACTGACGATGCGCCGGGTTCAGATGCCCGGCCAGAATCTGCTCGCTGTAAAGGAGTCGAAATACGGTATGATTGCAGTCACCCGGACAGAAAACCAGCTGAATTTTTATACAAACGGCGTGTTCGATTTCACCTATCCCGACCTCTATACCAGTGAAGAGGCGGTTCATTATTCTCTTCTTCTGCATCCGGCACCGCAAAAGGTTCTGCTCGTGGGAGGCGGAATCGGAAATTGTATAAAGCAAATATTCAAACATCCCGATGTCAGGGAAGTGACATACCTTGAGCTCGACCCGCTCTTTTTCAAGATGGGTGAGGAATATATCAGAGAGAGGTTGACTTCAGTCCCAGGCTTGAAGGTGATATTCGGAGATGCACGGTTTTTCATCAAAAATACCACTGACCGCTATGACGTGATTATCATCAATCTGCCGGATCCGATAAATGCTCAACTCAATCGTTTCTATACAAAAGAGTTTTTCTTCGAGATCCGTCGGATCCTTGAACCCGACGGAATTTTATCGATCAAGATCACGGCACCGCCGGATATCGTCAGTCCACTCTTCGGCCAGCTCCTTAATACGATCCATCGGACACTCGGTTGCTCTTACCGATATAAGGTCTGTCTTCCTGCAGCGCGTATGACATTTATCGCATCAAACCATCATCCGATTGACACGGATGGTCTTGCACGATTACTTAACCAGAGGATTCAGGAGAGGCATCTTGATCTCAAATACGTCAATGAATACTTTTTCCTTTACAATCTCACTTCGGAGAAATTGAATTATTTAAAAAGGCGTATTCAAGAATCCCGGGGCGTTATAAATACAGATCTGAAACCGGTCTGTTATTATTTCACGACTATCTTATGGGGCGGCGTCGTATCCGGCGGTTTGAGAAATCTCTTTATCAGACTCTTTGCACTCAGCCCCTGGTGGTTTTTCGTTCCCCTGATTTTAATTTTTGTCTTTTTCAGACATAAATCAATGGTCTATATATCGGTGTTTTCAATGGGCGCGAGTGAAATCTCCGCCGAAGTGATTTTGATTATCCTCTTTCAAACTTCATATGGATATTTATATGGATGGATCGGCGGTATCATTGCATTCTATATGCTGGGGCTCGCCCTCGGAACAATCCTCTATCTGCGCTCACCGTTTAAAAAGGGGAATTTGGTCATCTTGCTTTCATACGTCGAGTTCATCACCGCACTCTATTTTATCACGATCATCGGAATTTCCCTTGTCAAAATCCCGGGCACGAATCTTCTCATTTCAGTCCTGATATTCATCGGCGGCGTCCTCGGCGGCATACATTTTCCATTGAGTATTGATATTTTGAAGAAGAGGGCGGCGGGGATACTTTACGGCGTGGACCTCATCGGTTCAGGACTCGGCGCCCTGATAACGGCGATCATCTTCATCCCGATCCTGGGTATTGTCTTCACCCTTTTTATCTTTACGGTCTTGAATATCCTGATTGCAGTGGGGTTGAGGACGGTCTGAAACAGCTGTTTATTTTTCCGTATCGACCAATCTGCTCAGTGCTTCCTGATACCGTGCCACGGTCTTTTCCACGATATCGGGCGGCAGTTCCGGCGGTGGTGAATTTTTGTCCCAGTCAGTGCCTGACAGATAGTCGCGCACGAACTGTTTATCAAAAGACGCCTGGGAACCACCCGGTTTATAGAGGGCAGGGTCCCAGAAACGGCTTGAGTCCGGGGTGAAGATTTCATCGATGAGGATTATCTTTTCATTAATTCTTCCGAATTCGAACTTTGTATCGGCGATGATGATGTTGTGTTCCCGGGCATAATCGTGTGCGAAATTATACAGTTCAATACTCTTCTGTTTGATGAATTCCGCATCCTCTGTCGGGATGAGTTCTTTCATCTTTTCAAAGGTTATATTTTCATCATGGCCGGTATGTGATTTTGTCGCAGGCGTAAACAGGGGAGAGGGTAATTTGTCACCCTGTTTTAGATTATCAATCTTTAATCCACCGATCATCCCGGTCTTTTGATAATCACGCCAGCCCGAGCCGGCGATATAGCCGCGCACCACACATTCCACGTCAATGGGTGCGGTCTTCTTCACCAGCATTGATCTGCCTTCAAGTATTTCTCGGTATTTTGCCAGCTCTGCGGGGTATTCTTCGATCCGGTCCGTGATGAAGTGGTTTTCAATGATTCCCTGAGTCGCCTTGAACCAGAACACAGATAGTTTATTCAAGATTATCCCTTTTTGCGGAATGAGGGTGGGCAGGATATAATCGAATGCGGAGATGCGGTCGGTCGCGACAATGAGATATGTTTCGCCGAGGTCGAATATTTCACGCACCTTGCCGGATTTCAATTTCTTTATGTCGGGAAGAACGACTTCGCCTATCGGTTTACTCATAGAATCTTATATCCTTTACTGCACTGAGCACCGCGAAAATCCTTTCGTTATTACTCTCAGGATCGATCGGTGTGAAGAAAAAACCCCGGCGCTGCGGTGAATAACCCAGGGTTAATCCGTAGAGCACTTCTCCGTCGACGAATTCGACCTTTACTTTTTTACCGATCAGTTTCTGGTCTTTCACCTGATCAAAGGTCCTCTTCACCACGGGTCGGCTTTTGTCGAGTCCGCCCAGTTCTTTTACAAAGAAGACCGCTTTGAGGGCGGCCATCTTCACGGCGATGGACCGGTCTCCTCCATCTTCTTTGACGACGAGATGGAATACATCTTTACCGGGCTGGAAATCGGTTGTGTATCCTCTTTTGACCTCGCCGTCGAGGTAACGGACAACCACTTTATTCGGCATAGGCTATTCTATTCATTATGCCTGCCATGTCAAGGGTGAAGAGAAACCGTAAATCAGGGACTTGACTTATGCAGAAGAGAATAGTATACTTACACCAGGAGGTGGCCGATGGATAAGATTAAAGTCGTGGCGGTGATTATCGGGTGTTGCATGGTCCTGTGCCCGATTTACGCCGGTAATACAAGATTCTCAGGAATGGGTGATCTCGCCTTTTTGTTTGAAGATGATTTTTCCAGATTTGCTCTCTATGACTTCGCCGGGATTTCAGCGGCGTTTTTTGAATACGATTCTGTGTCCAGCACTGCATTGCGCGGGTCAGGGCTCTTTGAGTCGTGGCGTGATGATTCCCTTACATACTATGCACTCGGTGACGCAATTCCAGATAAGCTCGTGGAGTACGCGCCGGTCGAAGCGATCGCCTTTTATGATACAATACCGGTATTCGGTCTTATCCCCTGTGAATTGGTCTATGAATCGCGGCGCACCGAGGAGACCTATAATCAATTCGGAGAGATGTCTGAACCCCAGGCATGGGGTCTGCGATTGGGCTATTCCCAGCTTGAACGCCGCATCGAAGAAGAAATAGATTATCTGAGAACACCGTCTCTGTATCTTGTGTATGCAAAGCCTCTTTCTGATAATCTGAAGCTGGGTATATCCGGAGACGGCTTTTACGGAGTTTACAGTTCACAGGATAATACAGACAAGGTTACACTCTCGCCTTTTGGAGGCGGTGGAGGAATCAGTTACAACAACGGGATTCTGGCGCTGGGTATGAACCTCGAATATCACTATCCGATCTTCAAATATGAAGGGCCTTTTGCAGACGAACAGTTCAGCGGCCATGCGGTCTCACCGGTGTTCGGCGCACTCCTTGCATTCTCAAACATAAAGTGGAGTAGTGCATTGAGCTACAGATGGGTTAAATTGAACGGCTCTTCAGACGGTAACAGCATCGGAAGTTTGAAGATAAAAGGATATTCTGCAAAGAGTGTGTTCAGGATGAGCTCTTACTTTCTACGCGCTGCAGGATTTTTTGAATATCACAACAACCTTCCTCTGTATATCGATGAGAACGACAGTATCTGGTTTGAGACCGGGTACAGTTCTTACAGGTTCGGCGGCGGTCTGGGGATAAGTTTGACCAGACTGACAGCCGGTTTTGAAGGCAGGTATGGTCGGTCTGAGTCTGATGATCGGGTGGCGGGAACAGTGAGAAGATCGAGCGATTACGGAGTCCGGATCGGTGCTGAACTGGAAGTCGTCAGAGAATTTTTCCTGAGGGGCGGTTATAATTACAGTGAATTTGATCCCGACCTGGAAAATTCGAACGGCATGAATGATCATACGGTCACCAACATTCTGACCTGCGGTTTCGGTATCAATCTCTTTGCGGATTCACGCATCGACTTCGCCTACAATTATAAACAGAGCCATCTGATGCTGACGGACGAGCGGGTGACAGATCACATCTTCTTTATCTATCTGAAACGTTTTCTG includes these proteins:
- a CDS encoding MBL fold metallo-hydrolase; translated protein: MKINCFVVGPIYTNCYVVSCDQTRQAVVIDPGFTDTTDGAEVLQKIKNMEVKYIIITHGHFDHTSGITVLKKETGAEILVHEKDADLLPEPWKGISEIISKGEQPPCPACGSLSVHLTITADNKKANVKCDNCGLSIEFLSSPPADIMLKDGDSIEFGNCKLQVIHTPGHSMGGISLYSEEENTLFSGDTLFAGSIGRTDIFRSSFDEIISSLKNKLMKLPDKTVVYPGHGDTTTIGRERKTNPHLV
- a CDS encoding phosphoribosylaminoimidazolesuccinocarboxamide synthase produces the protein MSKPIGEVVLPDIKKLKSGKVREIFDLGETYLIVATDRISAFDYILPTLIPQKGIILNKLSVFWFKATQGIIENHFITDRIEEYPAELAKYREILEGRSMLVKKTAPIDVECVVRGYIAGSGWRDYQKTGMIGGLKIDNLKQGDKLPSPLFTPATKSHTGHDENITFEKMKELIPTEDAEFIKQKSIELYNFAHDYAREHNIIIADTKFEFGRINEKIILIDEIFTPDSSRFWDPALYKPGGSQASFDKQFVRDYLSGTDWDKNSPPPELPPDIVEKTVARYQEALSRLVDTEK
- a CDS encoding T9SS type A sorting domain-containing protein, which produces MFDGVPGVEEVVQKPIKRPNPTATIIAGPIQLPKHGKSRIYDITGRRLYTSNPGPGIYFLEINGEIVQKIVKVK
- a CDS encoding YebC/PmpR family DNA-binding transcriptional regulator, with the translated sequence MSGHSKWSKIKRKKASADAKRGRLFTKLIREITVAARNGGGDPTANPRLRTAIEEARALNMPNDNIERAIKRGTGELEGQHLEEVTYEAYGPHGVAILIEVVTDNRNRTTGEIRHILSRHNGSLGSQGSVAWQFHAQGIISVDAKKYEEDTIIAYALEGGATDIKTEEDFYQIITSPENFSRVKDILQNNNIEIASSELTKTPQSTVPLSEKEAEKVLKLYEALDELEDVQHVYANFDIPDAVMEKISSQSG
- the ruvC gene encoding crossover junction endodeoxyribonuclease RuvC, whose protein sequence is MISIRLKVIGIDPGITATGYGIVEDERCVCTGTIRSKKNNIHEKFIEICTKIKELIKENKPDFAALEKVFYHKNIQSLIRSSELRGAIIITLLQEKIKIVEYTPTQIKLTTTGNGRASKAQVRYFVERVFMFEKKKMSNHATDALSIAYTALRRMSRKL
- the ruvB gene encoding Holliday junction branch migration DNA helicase RuvB: MTSNTLLKGEEMYELTLRPKKLTEFIGQKKITENLEVFIKAAKKRGEPIEHILLYGPPGLGKTTLAHIIAREMETNIYPTAGPILERPFDLAGILSNLNTADILFIDEVHRINKAVEEYLYPALEDFCLDVMQDKGVGAKVLRLNLNHFTLIGATTRSGLLTSPLRSRFGISFRLDYYPAEDLFHIIARSAKILDLKITDEATREIATRARGTPRIANRLLRRVRDFAQVQGKEIIDIEICNYALEKLEVDKRGLDEMDKKIIKTIIEKFSGGPVGINSLAVAVGEDAQTIEEVFEPFLIMEGFIKRTPRGREATPLAYEHFKLKNPQGPLFK
- the ruvA gene encoding Holliday junction branch migration protein RuvA, with protein sequence MIGRLTGKVYEKTPPFFILDVSGIGYLIQSPLSTFKQIKEEEEITLYTKCIFKEDEAFIYGFLTREELKIFEELISVSGVGPKSGLNLLSSFSPEEISEAIENENVELLSSVPKIGKKIASKIILELKGKLKFDETPKLFTQAVNALCSLGISRSEALQRLKGLPQNLTLEELVKQALRK